Proteins encoded by one window of Castor canadensis chromosome 2, mCasCan1.hap1v2, whole genome shotgun sequence:
- the Fut4 gene encoding alpha-(1,3)-fucosyltransferase 4, translating into MRRLWGAAWEPRGCGPGEERTGAQPEMPGARPAGLEKREAGRRLAALSARFTSPWLREEGSRARGPLDSGTAPSRSPASGDRQRQPQPQRQHETRCRPSPPADAWQAAAAGPMRSTGAPWSLVGRPQRRRRGPPRGAWALTAAGLLCTALAAYACWGQLPPLWPSPAPPRPVGVLLWWEPFRGRGGAARPPPDCGLRFNISGCRLLTDREAYGEAQAVLFHHRDLVRGPPDWPPPWGVPGGAAAELGLRELHGQEEAGAAAAEALAASGPRPPGQRWVWMNFESPSHSPGLRGLDADLFNWTLSYRADSDVFVPYGYLYPRSHPREQPPGLVPPLARKRGLVAWVVSHWDERQARVRYYHQLSRHVPVDVFGQGGPGLPVPDSGLLHTVARYKFYLAFENSQHLDYITEKLWRNALLAGAVPVVLGPDRANYERFVPRGAFIHVDDFPSASSLATYLLFLDRSLAVYRRYFHWRRSYAVHITSFWDEPWCRACQAVQTAGDRPKSIHNLAGWFQR; encoded by the coding sequence ATGAGGCGCCTGTGGGGCGCAGCCTGGGAGCCCCGGGGTTGTGGACCGGGCGAAGAGCGGACAGGGGCGCAGCCGGAAATGCCCGGAGCCAGGCCCGCGGGACTGGAGAAGCGCGAGGCAGGGCGGCGCCTCGCTGCGCTCAGCGCCCGGTTCACCTCGCCCTGGCTGCGGGAGGAGGGGAGCCGGGCCCGCGGGCCTTTGGATTCCGGGACCGCCCCCTCTCGCTCCCCGGCCAGCGGTGACCGGCAGAGGCAGCCGCAGCCTCAGCGACAGCATGAGACCCGGTGCCGCCCTTCCCCGCCGGCGGACGCGTGGCAAGCGGCGGCGGCTGGGCCCATGCGCTCCACAGGGGCGCCGTGGAGCCTCGTCGGCCGCCCGCAGCGCCGACGCCGGGGGCCGCCGCGGGGCGCGTGGGCGCTGACGGCCGCCGGGCTGCTGTGCACTGCACTGGCCGCCTACGCCTGCTGGGGACAGCTGCCGCCACTGTGGCCGTCCCCTGCGCCGCCGCGGCCGGTGGGCGTCCTGCTATGGTGGGAGCCCTTCCGGGGCCGCGGGGGCGCGGCCAGGCCGCCCCCCGACTGCGGGCTGCGCTTCAACATCAGCGGCTGCCGCCTCCTCACCGACCGTGAGGCCTATGGAGAGGCCCAGGCTGTCCTTTTCCACCACCGCGACCTGGTGCGGGGTCCCCCCGACTGGCCCCCGCCCTGGGGCGTCCCGGGGGGCGCGGCGGCGGAGCTGGGGCTGCGCGAACTACACGGCCAGGAGGAAGCGGGGGCCGCGGCGGCCGAAGCTCTGGCGGCCTCGGGCCCCAGGCCCCCGGGCCAGCGCTGGGTGTGGATGAATTTCGAGTCGCCCTCCCATTCCCCGGGGCTGCGAGGCCTGGACGCTGACCTCTTCAACTGGACGCTCTCCTACCGGGCCGACTCGGACGTCTTCGTGCCATACGGCTACCTCTACCCCAGGAGCCACCCCCGCGAGCAGCCACCAGGCCTGGTCCCGCCGCTGGCCCGGAAACGGGGGCTGGTGGCCTGGGTGGTGAGCCACTGGGATGAACGCCAGGCCCGGGTGCGCTACTACCACCAGCTGAGCCGACACGTGCCCGTGGACGTGTTCGGCCAGGGCGGCCCAGGGCTGCCGGTGCCCGACAGCGGGCTCCTGCACACGGTGGCCCGCTACAAGTTCTACCTGGCCTTCGAAAACTCGCAGCACCTGGACTACATCACCGAGAAGCTCTGGCGCAACGCGTTGCTGGCCGGGGCGGTACCGGTGGTGCTAGGCCCAGACCGTGCCAACTACGAGCGCTTCGTGCCCCGTGGCGCCTTCATCCACGTAGACGACTTTCCCAGTGCCTCCTCCCTGGCTACCTACCTGCTTTTCCTGGACCGCAGCCTGGCGGTCTACCGCCGCTACTTCCACTGGCGCCGGAGCTACGCAGTGCACATCACTTCCTTCTGGGACGAGCCCTGGTGCCGGGCCTGCCAGGCTGTGCAGACAGCTGGGGACCGACCCAAGAGCATCCACAACTTGGCTGGCTGGTTCCAGAGGTGA
- the C2H11orf97 gene encoding uncharacterized protein C11orf97 homolog, translating to MRRQEALVVTAAAAPEGGQDGEHPRQPAGLGCRARGEPGGPQEPRKQWKKFLYCEPHKRIKEVLEEELYINRDECHIKNPPAVALEGIWSIKRNLPVGGLRPPGPPGRNNLLPQAKYYSRHGGLRTKTLAP from the exons ATGAGGCGGCAGGAGGCGTTGGTGGTGACCGCGGCGGCAGCGCCCGAGGGGGGCCAGGACGGGGAGCACCCTCGGCAGCCCGCGGGCTTGGGGTGCAGGGCGCGCGGGGAGCCCGGCGGCCCCCAGGAGCCCCGCAAACAGT GGAAGAAATTTTTATATTGTGAGCCACATAAGAGAATTAAGGAAGTACTGGAAGAAGAACTTTATATTAACAGAGATGAATGCCACATTAAAAATCCACCTGCAG TGGCCCTGGAAGGGATTTGGAGCATTAAAAGAAATCTCCCCGTGGGAGGCTTGAGGCCACCAGGACCGCCGGGCAGAAACAATTTACTGCCACAAGCCAAGTACTACTCAAGGCATGGAGGACTGAGAACTAAGACCTTGGCACCCTGA